Proteins from a genomic interval of Nostoc sp. TCL240-02:
- a CDS encoding response regulator: MNSILSNTQTTETVRILVVEDEYILAMNLQETLELLGYTVSDIADSAETAIEKAAELLPNLVLMDIQLQGEMDGIHAAELIWNRFQIPIVYITGHSDKSTVDRAKLTFAFGYILKPIKEQQLYVAIQTALNCYQREQLSQLQRLNQFKEDFLATTSHEMRMPLKNIKMTISVLENILEREGIFNSELLSPFESVAGYLTILRQQCEEGLDLVNNLLSMQMIDTDVYPLEISSFQLQEWLPHLALYFRERARSQQQIFQVSIPQNLPPIVTDLAVLSKIVSELLNNACKCSPPDEEIQLTAQIIYLTKDLINEDAQSGIEIDSQVPFFEIKISNSGVIIPQKDKSRIFDPFYRIPDNDFWKNGGTGLGLALVKRLVEYLQGTIEFTSTQGWTRFTVILPLSL; the protein is encoded by the coding sequence ATGAACAGTATTTTATCAAACACTCAGACAACAGAGACAGTTCGGATTCTGGTTGTTGAGGATGAATATATCCTGGCTATGAATTTACAAGAAACTTTAGAATTGCTAGGATACACTGTTTCAGATATAGCTGATTCCGCAGAAACAGCAATTGAGAAAGCTGCTGAATTACTCCCAAACTTGGTTTTGATGGATATCCAGTTGCAGGGTGAGATGGATGGTATTCATGCGGCAGAACTAATCTGGAATCGTTTTCAAATCCCTATTGTCTACATCACTGGACATTCTGACAAAAGCACTGTGGATCGGGCTAAATTGACATTTGCTTTTGGTTACATTCTCAAACCTATCAAAGAACAACAACTTTATGTTGCCATTCAAACAGCACTCAATTGCTATCAACGGGAGCAATTATCACAATTGCAACGGCTAAATCAGTTTAAAGAGGATTTTTTAGCAACCACTTCTCATGAAATGAGAATGCCATTAAAGAATATCAAAATGACAATCTCCGTGCTAGAAAATATTCTTGAGCGAGAAGGCATTTTCAATTCAGAGTTACTTTCTCCATTTGAGTCTGTAGCTGGCTACCTAACTATTCTGCGTCAACAGTGTGAAGAGGGGCTAGATTTAGTGAACAATCTGCTATCTATGCAAATGATTGATACAGATGTCTATCCATTAGAAATAAGTTCATTTCAACTTCAAGAGTGGCTCCCTCATTTAGCCTTGTATTTTCGAGAACGCGCTCGATCTCAGCAACAGATTTTCCAGGTTAGCATCCCTCAAAACTTACCACCGATAGTTACCGACTTAGCTGTTCTGTCCAAAATTGTCTCAGAGTTACTCAACAACGCTTGCAAATGTTCTCCTCCTGATGAAGAGATTCAATTAACTGCTCAGATCATCTACCTTACAAAAGATTTAATTAATGAAGATGCTCAATCTGGGATAGAAATCGATTCTCAAGTCCCCTTCTTTGAAATTAAAATTAGCAATTCTGGCGTAATCATTCCTCAAAAAGATAAATCTCGAATATTTGATCCATTTTACCGGATTCCTGACAACGATTTCTGGAAAAATGGCGGTACAGGATTAGGCTTGGCATTAGTTAAGAGGCTTGTAGAATATCTCCAAGGCACAATAGAATTTACCAGTACTCAAGGTTGGACAAGATTCACAGTTATACTACCATTAAGCCTGTAA
- a CDS encoding ABC transporter ATP-binding protein, whose product MAKSRRIAKLSAYLRPHWREASLGILALLSVNALGVYIPWLIRAGVDKLSTTFNWNEILHYVVIIVLLSSAMWLMRMASRIWLFGVGRQVEFDLKQRIFEHLLKLEPAYFASNTAGDLINRATSDVDNIKRLLGFAVLSLANTVFAYALTLPVMLAISVDLTLASLAVYPFMLLLVSLFSDRLRKQQAAVQEQLSEISELIQEDISGIALIKIYAQEANERRAFSKKNQQLLTANLELAKLRNTLFPLIGGLANVSSLVIIWLGTARMSSGALQVGDFLALLIYVERLVFPTALLGFTITAYQRGEVSIDRLESILSVTPKIQDAADAIHLPAAELKGEVTAKNLSYSYPGSSTPALENVNFTIAPGETVAIVGAIGSGKSTLANALPRLLDIESGQLFLDGLDITKIALADLRGAIAYVPQDSFLFSTTIKNNIRYGDPISEQEQIESVAKLAKIESEINSFPQQYETLVGERGITLSGGQRQRTALARAMLVNAPVLILDDALSSVDNQTATQILKNLSSGTQRKTVIFITHQLSAAAAADRIFVMEKGKIVQIGNHLELLQQQGLYRTLWSQHQVEELLH is encoded by the coding sequence ATGGCAAAATCTCGACGAATCGCTAAACTTAGTGCTTACTTACGACCCCATTGGCGGGAAGCGTCATTAGGCATTCTCGCTTTGTTGTCTGTCAATGCACTGGGTGTTTATATCCCTTGGTTGATTCGTGCTGGTGTTGATAAACTCTCAACAACCTTCAACTGGAACGAAATACTACATTATGTAGTAATCATTGTCTTGCTCAGTTCGGCGATGTGGCTAATGCGGATGGCATCACGCATTTGGCTATTTGGGGTGGGTCGTCAGGTGGAATTTGACCTGAAACAACGGATTTTTGAACACTTACTCAAGCTGGAGCCGGCTTATTTTGCCAGTAATACTGCTGGCGATTTGATTAATCGGGCTACCAGTGACGTGGACAATATCAAACGGTTATTGGGTTTTGCCGTTTTGAGTTTGGCAAATACCGTGTTTGCCTACGCCCTGACACTGCCAGTAATGCTAGCGATTAGTGTGGATCTGACGCTAGCGTCTCTGGCAGTTTACCCTTTTATGCTCTTGTTGGTGAGTCTGTTTAGCGATCGCTTACGCAAACAACAAGCAGCAGTCCAAGAGCAACTCTCTGAAATCAGCGAACTCATCCAGGAGGATATTAGTGGCATTGCCTTAATTAAAATTTATGCCCAAGAAGCAAACGAGCGTCGAGCCTTCTCCAAGAAAAATCAGCAGCTACTGACTGCTAACTTGGAACTGGCAAAACTCCGAAATACACTTTTTCCGCTAATTGGTGGACTAGCTAATGTCAGTTCGTTGGTAATTATCTGGCTAGGAACAGCGCGGATGTCTTCTGGAGCGCTTCAGGTTGGCGATTTTTTAGCACTGTTAATTTATGTAGAGCGTCTAGTTTTCCCCACAGCCCTTTTAGGATTCACAATTACTGCCTACCAACGGGGTGAAGTTAGTATAGATCGCCTTGAATCTATTCTCTCTGTCACACCGAAAATTCAAGATGCAGCCGATGCTATACATCTACCAGCAGCTGAACTTAAAGGGGAAGTGACAGCGAAAAATCTCAGCTACAGTTACCCTGGTTCTTCTACTCCAGCTTTAGAAAACGTTAACTTTACTATTGCTCCTGGAGAAACCGTGGCCATTGTTGGGGCAATTGGTTCGGGAAAATCCACTTTGGCGAATGCTTTACCGCGCTTGTTGGATATTGAATCAGGACAATTGTTTTTAGATGGGCTGGATATTACTAAAATAGCTTTGGCAGATTTACGAGGTGCGATCGCTTACGTTCCTCAAGATAGTTTTCTATTTAGTACTACAATCAAAAATAATATCCGCTATGGCGATCCAATTAGCGAACAAGAGCAGATAGAATCTGTTGCTAAACTTGCCAAAATTGAATCAGAAATTAACAGTTTTCCTCAGCAATATGAAACTCTTGTTGGTGAACGCGGTATTACTCTTTCTGGTGGTCAACGACAACGCACTGCCTTAGCTAGAGCTATGCTGGTCAATGCGCCAGTGTTAATTTTGGATGATGCTCTCTCTAGTGTGGATAATCAAACAGCCACGCAAATCCTCAAAAATCTCTCCAGTGGTACTCAACGCAAAACAGTAATTTTCATTACCCATCAATTATCTGCGGCGGCTGCGGCTGACAGAATTTTTGTGATGGAAAAGGGAAAAATTGTTCAAATAGGCAATCACTTAGAACTATTGCAACAACAGGGTTTATACAGAACTTTGTGGAGCCAGCATCAAGTTGAGGAATTACTGCATTAA
- a CDS encoding HupE/UreJ family protein — protein MDRHIGAIAALILISLLSSLSATPDSHTITTWWEGFLWGLADPVIGLDCLVGIVAIGLLSSMFVRGAAIAGCFALAAILGIVIHLFQLNFPGIEIAFAGSVGAAIAISTIVFSTMLMMPNQPNFVVLALMGISAGLFQGYTVADSIIGAEMLPLIAYIVGMILTLFVVAMSAREIGGAMGMGEINRTLPWKISIAGFAFCAIGIVFLSNSMS, from the coding sequence ATGGATCGTCATATTGGAGCGATCGCAGCTTTAATTTTAATTAGCTTACTGAGTTCATTGAGTGCAACGCCAGATAGTCATACCATCACTACTTGGTGGGAAGGCTTTCTCTGGGGATTGGCAGATCCAGTAATTGGCTTAGATTGTTTAGTGGGGATTGTTGCTATTGGCTTACTGTCATCTATGTTTGTTCGTGGCGCTGCGATCGCTGGATGTTTTGCCTTAGCAGCAATCTTAGGCATTGTAATTCATCTATTCCAGCTAAATTTCCCAGGCATAGAAATAGCATTCGCTGGAAGCGTTGGCGCAGCCATCGCTATTTCTACCATCGTTTTTAGTACTATGCTGATGATGCCAAACCAACCAAACTTTGTGGTACTTGCTCTGATGGGCATCAGTGCTGGTTTATTTCAGGGTTACACTGTTGCTGATTCTATTATTGGGGCAGAAATGCTCCCACTAATTGCTTATATAGTAGGTATGATATTGACTCTGTTTGTGGTTGCCATGAGTGCCAGAGAAATTGGTGGTGCAATGGGTATGGGAGAAATAAACCGAACTCTACCCTGGAAAATTAGCATTGCTGGCTTCGCTTTCTGTGCAATCGGCATCGTATTTTTGAGCAATTCGATGAGCTAA
- a CDS encoding IS4 family transposase produces the protein MIINSFPKIVKDILKSLPKNDYPVLNSRLFFECWLSYALDNSLTSMRDLFNRLNNNCFEVDISTFSKANLHRSQKPFQEIYQKLNELVQKKVQKKLHNKYAICPIDSTIITLTSKLLWVLGHHQVKLFSSLNLSTGSPEDNFINFGHDHDYKFGSKMMSSLPINAVGVMDRGFAGLKFIQELVQENKYFVLRIKNNWKLEFDGSNGLVKVGASDDAQAYRVINFCDLETKTEFRLVTNLPESGDAAVHDDEIRDIYRLRWGVELLWKFLKMHLKLDKLITKNVNGITIQIYVSLIAYLILQLLSIPEQWGHTLLDKFRYLQSCMCQKISYVHWFEEMMFC, from the coding sequence GTGATTATAAATTCATTTCCCAAAATTGTCAAAGATATACTGAAAAGCCTGCCAAAAAACGATTATCCAGTATTGAACAGTCGTCTGTTTTTTGAGTGCTGGCTATCCTATGCCCTGGATAACAGCTTAACAAGTATGCGAGATTTGTTTAACAGATTAAATAACAATTGTTTTGAGGTAGATATTTCTACTTTCTCTAAAGCAAATTTACATCGAAGCCAAAAACCTTTTCAAGAGATTTACCAAAAATTAAATGAATTAGTACAGAAGAAAGTTCAAAAAAAGTTACACAATAAATATGCAATTTGTCCAATAGATTCAACAATTATTACTCTCACAAGTAAATTGTTATGGGTACTAGGTCATCATCAAGTCAAGCTGTTTAGTTCCTTAAATCTCTCCACAGGAAGCCCAGAAGATAACTTCATCAATTTTGGACATGACCATGATTATAAATTTGGTTCCAAAATGATGTCTAGTCTCCCAATAAATGCTGTTGGAGTAATGGATAGGGGTTTTGCTGGATTAAAATTTATCCAAGAATTAGTACAAGAAAACAAATATTTTGTTTTGCGGATAAAAAACAATTGGAAACTAGAATTTGATGGCTCAAATGGATTGGTCAAAGTTGGTGCATCTGATGATGCTCAAGCTTATAGAGTAATTAATTTCTGTGATTTAGAGACAAAAACCGAGTTTCGCTTAGTGACTAATTTACCAGAGTCGGGAGATGCAGCTGTTCATGATGATGAAATTAGGGATATTTATCGATTACGTTGGGGAGTTGAATTGTTGTGGAAGTTTTTAAAGATGCACTTAAAACTTGACAAACTCATTACCAAAAACGTCAATGGTATTACCATACAAATTTACGTGAGCTTGATAGCCTATCTGATTTTACAGCTTTTATCTATTCCCGAACAATGGGGACATACACTATTAGATAAATTCCGCTATCTTCAATCTTGTATGTGTCAGAAAATCAGCTATGTTCATTGGTTTGAGGAGATGATGTTTTGCTGA
- the galE gene encoding UDP-glucose 4-epimerase GalE produces MSSGKPTILVTGGAGYIGSHTVLALKEAGYNVVILDNLVYGHRDLVEKILQVELVVGDTGDRALLDHLFKTRDIAAVMHFSAYAYVGESVTDPAKYYRNNVVGTLTLLEAMLTASVKKFVFSSTCATYGVPEFVPIPENHPQNPINPYGATKLMVERILSDFDVAYGFQSVRFRYFNAAGANPNGLLGEDHNPETHLIPLVLMTALGKRKSISIFGTDYPTPDGTCIRDYIHVNDLADAHILGLEYLLKGGDSEVFNLGNGSGFSVREVIAAAEQVTGTSIPVEERDRRPGDPPILIGTSEKARTILGWQPQYPSIEDIVAHAWQWHQKRHK; encoded by the coding sequence ATGTCGTCTGGAAAACCTACCATTTTGGTAACGGGGGGAGCTGGATACATTGGTTCTCATACGGTGCTAGCTTTGAAGGAAGCGGGTTATAACGTTGTCATCCTTGATAATCTGGTCTATGGGCATCGTGACCTGGTAGAAAAGATTTTACAGGTAGAACTGGTAGTAGGGGATACAGGCGATCGCGCTTTGCTAGATCACCTATTTAAAACCCGTGATATTGCTGCTGTGATGCACTTTTCTGCCTACGCCTACGTAGGAGAATCAGTGACTGATCCGGCTAAATACTACCGTAATAACGTTGTTGGGACTTTGACTCTGTTAGAGGCGATGCTGACGGCATCTGTGAAGAAATTTGTCTTTTCTTCTACCTGTGCTACCTACGGCGTGCCAGAATTTGTACCCATTCCAGAAAACCATCCTCAAAATCCGATTAATCCTTATGGCGCTACAAAGCTAATGGTAGAGCGGATTCTTTCTGATTTTGATGTTGCTTACGGTTTTCAATCAGTGCGTTTCCGCTATTTTAATGCTGCTGGTGCTAATCCCAATGGCTTACTCGGCGAGGATCACAATCCAGAAACCCATTTGATTCCCTTGGTGCTGATGACAGCTTTAGGCAAACGAAAATCCATCTCAATTTTCGGCACCGATTACCCCACGCCTGATGGTACTTGTATTCGTGATTATATTCATGTTAACGACTTAGCAGATGCCCATATTTTGGGATTGGAATATTTATTAAAAGGTGGCGATAGCGAAGTTTTTAATTTGGGCAATGGTAGCGGCTTCTCTGTCAGAGAAGTAATTGCAGCCGCCGAACAGGTGACAGGAACTTCGATACCAGTAGAAGAACGCGATCGCCGTCCCGGAGATCCCCCAATTCTCATTGGCACCAGCGAGAAAGCCAGAACAATCTTAGGCTGGCAACCTCAGTATCCATCCATCGAAGATATTGTCGCTCATGCGTGGCAGTGGCATCAGAAGCGACATAAGTAG
- a CDS encoding sulfite exporter TauE/SafE family protein: protein MVDLLLISILGFLGSFGHCFGMCGPLTVAFSLSHQPKGTSPLDKPNTWRQQLKFHLLLNLGRMLSYALVGAGIGALGSVLLQSGQLAGIGSDFRHWMAILTGVMLIWFGLGQVKPDLLPHIPVLHPLLQGKLHDRLGTGMVKLSFKTKWWTPILLGMTWGLMPCGFLYAAQIKAVETGNLWMGGATMLAFGLGTLPTMLGVGISTSLVSKDKRSQLFRLGGWVTLTIGIITLLRTGDTMVDYTGHTALFCLILALIARPISGLWASPLRYRRALGVGSFVLSVVHTFHMIEHSLQWNFAAFSFMPPEFQWGMAAGAVALILMSPAALTSWESLQKSLGKRWRQIHLLGVPALLLSAIHAVLIGSHYLGSLQSTWGNNLAAVLMGILTLSVLLVRSRFFWSKLAVEKFYVPPTKSR from the coding sequence ATGGTAGATTTGTTGCTGATCTCAATCCTGGGGTTCCTGGGGAGTTTTGGGCACTGTTTTGGGATGTGTGGCCCTTTAACAGTGGCATTTTCCCTGTCTCATCAGCCGAAAGGGACATCACCCTTAGACAAGCCGAACACTTGGCGACAACAATTAAAATTTCATCTTTTGTTAAACCTGGGGCGGATGTTGAGCTATGCTCTAGTCGGTGCTGGAATTGGGGCGTTAGGTTCGGTATTGCTGCAAAGTGGACAGCTAGCGGGTATTGGCAGCGACTTTCGGCACTGGATGGCAATTCTGACTGGTGTGATGCTGATTTGGTTTGGCTTAGGACAAGTAAAACCAGATTTGCTCCCGCATATTCCCGTTCTACATCCCCTATTACAAGGTAAGCTACACGATCGCCTCGGCACAGGAATGGTTAAGCTTTCCTTTAAAACCAAATGGTGGACACCAATACTTTTGGGGATGACTTGGGGTTTAATGCCCTGTGGTTTCCTGTATGCTGCCCAAATTAAAGCCGTTGAAACTGGCAATTTATGGATGGGTGGGGCAACCATGCTGGCTTTTGGACTAGGAACCCTGCCCACTATGCTAGGTGTAGGCATCTCTACATCCTTGGTAAGTAAAGACAAGCGCAGTCAGTTATTTCGATTAGGCGGTTGGGTGACACTCACCATTGGCATCATTACCCTGTTACGGACTGGTGACACAATGGTAGATTACACCGGGCACACCGCTTTATTCTGCTTAATATTGGCGTTAATTGCGCGTCCTATCAGTGGGTTGTGGGCTTCACCATTGCGTTATCGTCGCGCTTTGGGGGTGGGATCTTTTGTGCTTTCTGTGGTTCACACCTTCCACATGATAGAACACTCATTGCAATGGAATTTTGCCGCCTTTTCTTTTATGCCGCCAGAATTTCAGTGGGGTATGGCTGCGGGTGCTGTAGCATTAATATTAATGTCCCCCGCCGCTTTAACGAGTTGGGAATCGTTGCAGAAATCTTTGGGCAAGCGTTGGCGACAGATTCATCTATTGGGTGTGCCAGCTTTGCTCTTGAGTGCTATTCATGCTGTGTTGATTGGTTCCCATTACCTGGGTTCCTTGCAATCAACTTGGGGAAATAACTTAGCGGCAGTACTGATGGGAATTCTTACCCTCAGTGTCTTACTAGTGCGTTCGCGTTTTTTTTGGTCAAAGTTAGCCGTAGAAAAGTTTTATGTCCCCCCAACAAAATCGCGGTAA
- a CDS encoding M28 family peptidase, translating to MKKWIWLMLSLLVTVAVLGSRGNTLFEQRPSPGIVESIPVETPEPQLELKKVDDTLQVSTDKLLNHIQKLNFQRYTTTERSLTRTYITTELKKFGWKPKLEKFSEGVNIFAERIGTNKAAKAILVAAHYDTVALSPGADDNASGVAVVLEVARLLGSRPTPRTLQLAFFDKEEAGLLGSQAFVSKTARLQNLDGAIVMDMVGYACYTVGCQKYPAGLPVTPPSDKGDFLAVVGDTEHLPLLNAFPSSQILPSTALNKQESKLPPVLILPIPFKGLLTPDTLRSDHAPFWYQGVGAVLVTDTANLRTPHYHQPSDVPATIERSFFTGAAQIVVNATRNLLNKNEVLQTQPSSRVNNS from the coding sequence ATGAAAAAATGGATTTGGCTAATGCTGTCGCTGCTAGTGACTGTTGCTGTGTTGGGTAGCAGAGGTAACACGCTTTTTGAACAGCGTCCCTCACCAGGAATTGTTGAAAGCATTCCTGTGGAAACGCCGGAACCACAACTAGAGTTAAAAAAAGTTGACGATACCCTACAAGTGTCTACTGATAAGCTATTAAACCATATCCAAAAGTTAAATTTTCAGCGTTACACGACAACAGAGCGATCGCTCACTCGCACTTATATCACAACTGAACTGAAAAAATTCGGCTGGAAGCCCAAATTGGAAAAGTTCTCTGAGGGTGTAAATATTTTCGCTGAACGTATAGGAACTAACAAAGCCGCTAAAGCAATTCTCGTCGCAGCGCATTACGATACTGTTGCTTTATCCCCTGGTGCTGATGATAATGCTAGTGGTGTAGCTGTAGTGCTAGAAGTTGCGCGGTTGCTTGGTTCTCGTCCCACGCCACGGACGTTACAGCTAGCTTTTTTTGATAAAGAAGAAGCAGGACTTTTGGGTAGTCAGGCTTTTGTGAGCAAGACAGCACGCTTGCAAAACTTGGACGGAGCGATCGTTATGGATATGGTTGGTTATGCTTGTTACACTGTTGGGTGTCAGAAATACCCGGCGGGTTTGCCTGTTACCCCACCTAGTGACAAGGGCGACTTTTTGGCAGTAGTTGGTGATACAGAACATTTGCCTTTGCTGAATGCCTTTCCAAGCTCACAGATTCTCCCCTCAACCGCCCTGAATAAACAGGAATCAAAACTGCCACCAGTCCTAATACTACCAATTCCTTTTAAAGGTTTACTGACACCAGATACTTTACGAAGTGATCATGCACCATTTTGGTATCAGGGTGTGGGTGCTGTGCTGGTGACAGATACAGCCAATTTACGGACTCCGCACTATCATCAACCTAGCGATGTTCCAGCGACTATCGAGCGATCGTTTTTTACAGGAGCAGCGCAGATTGTGGTCAATGCTACTAGGAACTTGTTAAATAAGAATGAGGTTTTGCAAACTCAACCATCAAGCCGAGTGAATAATTCTTAA
- a CDS encoding endonuclease, whose amino-acid sequence MKLIKLLVLFSTVLIFFVWISPLHASPIAQLPTPLLPVTQRETTSLKNSQDVLTVATFNVENLDPKDRRFDDIAKIIQKNLNAPDVISLVEVQDNNGPTNDDVVNANETYQKLIAALENIGSPAYDFVDIAPSDDQDGGEPGGNIRVGLLFRPSRITLAKLPKKGGSLDAVAISQGRNGLDLSLNPGRIDPTNSAFEASRKPLATEFIFNGQKLFIIANHFVSKLGGSPSDVQRVKQAEIVNEFVGQILEVDPQAKVIVLGDLNDLPDSLPLKTLKGNILENLTDSLPASDRFTFKFRGKPQLIDHLLVSENLSGFAQPEIDIVHINVGFSQPVSDHDPVIAAFTLPANQSTSDPIPPVVQPTPTPVNDSAIILPQLSKVALVKELAKKYTPSKTLNYDRARDEMFGIIDNQAGIVTDIYASYQIRLNGNGDPSQEADKLGLNTEHVWPQSKGADNGNARSDLHHLFPAREDINSERGNKPFDDIADTSTKKWYRNDTVQSTIPSRAIDEFSESSSSKFEPREKVKGDIARAIFYFYIIYRNQAEKVDRNYFQNQRQILCKWNQQDVPDITEIERSHAIAKFQGNDNPFVLDVTLAERAYCK is encoded by the coding sequence ATGAAACTCATCAAATTGTTGGTACTATTTAGTACTGTTCTCATCTTCTTTGTATGGATTAGTCCACTGCACGCTAGTCCAATAGCCCAATTGCCAACTCCTTTACTTCCAGTTACCCAACGGGAAACAACATCTCTAAAAAATTCCCAGGATGTATTGACTGTTGCAACTTTTAACGTCGAGAATTTAGACCCAAAAGATCGACGCTTTGATGATATTGCCAAAATTATCCAAAAGAATTTGAACGCCCCAGATGTCATCAGTTTGGTTGAAGTTCAGGATAACAACGGGCCAACCAATGATGACGTTGTGAATGCAAACGAGACTTACCAAAAACTAATTGCTGCGCTCGAAAATATCGGTAGTCCGGCATACGACTTTGTGGATATTGCACCCAGTGACGACCAAGATGGTGGAGAACCTGGAGGTAATATCCGTGTCGGTTTATTATTTCGGCCCAGTCGGATAACTCTAGCAAAATTGCCCAAAAAAGGCGGTTCATTAGATGCTGTGGCTATTTCTCAAGGTAGAAATGGTCTTGACCTTTCACTCAACCCAGGTCGGATTGATCCTACAAATAGTGCTTTCGAGGCAAGCCGTAAGCCACTGGCGACAGAATTTATATTCAACGGTCAAAAGCTGTTTATCATTGCTAATCACTTTGTTTCTAAGTTGGGAGGTTCTCCTAGCGATGTTCAACGAGTCAAGCAAGCCGAAATCGTTAATGAATTTGTAGGGCAAATATTAGAAGTTGACCCGCAAGCCAAAGTAATTGTACTGGGTGACTTAAACGATTTACCAGATTCTCTACCTCTGAAAACTTTAAAGGGTAATATTCTTGAGAATCTGACGGATAGTTTACCTGCTAGCGATCGCTTTACTTTCAAATTCCGGGGAAAACCTCAGCTTATTGATCATTTGTTGGTCAGTGAAAACCTTTCTGGTTTTGCTCAACCGGAAATTGACATTGTGCATATCAATGTTGGCTTTAGTCAGCCTGTCAGCGACCACGATCCTGTGATTGCAGCATTTACATTACCTGCTAACCAGTCCACCTCTGACCCTATCCCTCCAGTTGTTCAACCCACTCCCACTCCCGTAAATGATTCGGCAATTATATTGCCTCAATTATCCAAAGTCGCTTTAGTTAAAGAACTTGCTAAGAAGTATACGCCTAGCAAAACTTTGAACTACGATCGCGCCAGAGACGAAATGTTTGGCATTATTGACAACCAAGCAGGTATTGTGACAGACATCTATGCCAGTTACCAAATTCGTCTAAATGGTAATGGCGATCCTAGTCAGGAAGCTGACAAATTAGGACTGAATACTGAACACGTTTGGCCACAAAGTAAAGGGGCTGACAACGGTAATGCTCGAAGTGACCTTCACCATTTATTTCCTGCACGAGAAGATATTAATAGTGAGCGAGGAAATAAACCCTTCGACGATATAGCCGACACCAGTACTAAAAAATGGTATCGAAATGATACTGTTCAATCTACAATTCCTAGTAGAGCAATTGACGAGTTTAGCGAATCATCTTCTTCTAAATTTGAGCCTAGAGAAAAAGTAAAAGGGGATATAGCTAGGGCAATTTTCTACTTTTATATCATCTATCGGAATCAGGCTGAGAAGGTAGACCGAAATTACTTTCAGAATCAGCGTCAGATTTTGTGTAAATGGAATCAGCAAGACGTACCTGATATTACTGAAATAGAACGCAGTCACGCGATCGCCAAATTTCAAGGTAATGACAATCCATTCGTGCTAGATGTCACATTAGCTGAACGGGCATACTGTAAGTAG